One region of Amphiprion ocellaris isolate individual 3 ecotype Okinawa chromosome 9, ASM2253959v1, whole genome shotgun sequence genomic DNA includes:
- the LOC111573146 gene encoding G patch domain-containing protein 8, producing MGPKPREGPGMACSACYYLVISSTHLSNGHFRRVKGVFRGPLCPAASSDSPECAERALGCSAEDLKALFYCELCDKQYLRHQEFDNHINSYDHAHKQRLKELKHREFARNVASKSWKDQRKQEKALRRLHQLAQLQQEAQRVPRRAYGLRRAARAVSQQRDKTVDQREHSPEDKPEPCIRPQRPPAAQPRTTPPNRQSEDQCQSLSQIPLATAAAESPLITPTSDTDPPAVNPQSLRSLYPQLPLAAQGRVGGRLGVSFCISRRGPRLEPSASVFSDLEEEEREKREQMKERIKGIMEDIDREIGEADERKHCESEKDKSGSDSVLLSDSRPIPTEMAGEEEQIEKRDSVKEHFAISAAAPDNQRHDSLFPPSQTQVTIWDAALAVAHMDTKQTDDEAERKQEAEQEMDSSRYVCVQGKDGSTRLRWPVSLLKFTKSQPHISYSCNPLHLHLQRPEKLDVRESQQNQLCALSGESNPASLTPDACSQRQTRHELREHRPKKAGEISKEEQRIDVETEAHLFLKNKKLSSSDTGPERGGCMLSMENCARAASHPFDPTHSDSSDTNSQNPLGGRLEGARGIRERAITALSCKLESVTQTGTQGMCISPSRCECGSETMCKCVGPLQPNVGVSEVSRKKKKASAKKHKLGKRKRGEREKASNKRQSARCKVRSVVSTVSTGGETRGDAGARWGKKRRQREAGVRRVRRVRRVGRVGRAGSSCLLGRCEAEPVSVSVRKRRPHRSHGAECQSQAEHSSAYSQLSRLTADRDTEGEGKRDAVTFPWRSHFSLHSFSPGCNSKLFWERGHHSNPRSFIDCCYPDNSCGSSPVKKRKLLHRDRKFIHSKRKRHCEVWEERGRRTGGGRDTETEQWEWMRGSCPGGTEEGRSRTGWSSSNRAVEWDQAARLSPSPSSWGRRHRHLSTEDADWDRCSVDRWTWGSSDSWEDRGTHRSMSGSRTGADSRDSPGGVRRCARRSSSRHFSSPEWWTSRQTYSCQGAMNTQGSRSHSPRSCSPCSSTSMSELSWEWSRSSTCSGVTSSRAAEAPQEAKKHSSPTSTSSALSSSPCSHSSLYTSTVVPSAQSLNVDNRGPSLSKEASSGPVTTSSSDTTPPELKTLPQKPARTLLLPLIGKLPAIQRKARSKKQEKSQEKEREDEEEAKDSNPSRTPNPCPSQVWTDDKQTGAEAAPPISFTAEEMDKYRLLQEQAREHMQKVLEKTQESADTHTCTDYMHKAHTESCGISEEQYTPAPLHNPAQPQTQLIRTDTMQRQHSLQVPLPHVTQQESFTQPMALGVHSLTPLPPSAPLSSLHHIILQHTALSSSSAPSSPSSPAIHPHLAQIPHPPLPPRHFPHHLHLSPFSLSSLFPSILLSHHPIPLLPQSHSFHAGPLAPVALQPLNPQPFMDRSWPVKFQQKAL from the exons AGGCTGAAGGAGCTCAAGCACAGGGAGTTCGCTCGCAACGTGGCCTCCAAGTCGTGGAAGGACCAGCGCAAACAGGAGAAGGCTCTCAGGCGCCTGCACCAGCTcgcacagctgcagcaggaagctcAGCG AGTCCCGAGAAGGGCGTATGGATTACGACGTGCAGCCAGAGCTGTAAGCCAGCAGCGAGATAAAACTGTGGACCAAAGAGAGCACAGCCCCGAAGACAAACCTGAGCCCTGCATCCGCCCCCAGCGACCCCCCGCCGCTCAGCCCAGGACGACTCCACCAAACCGCCAGTCAGAAGATCAATGCCAATCTCTTTCCCAAATACCGCTAGCCACTGCTGCAGCAGAGTCCCCGCTAATCACTCCGACATCCGATACAGACCCTCCTGCAGTGAACCCCCAGTCGCTCCGCAGCTTGTATCCCCAGCTGCCTCTCGCTGCTCAGGGGAGAGTGGGAGGCAGGCTCGGAGTGTCCTTCTGCATCTCACGCCGGGGGCCTCGGCTGGAGCCTTCTGCCTCTGTCTTCTCGGActtggaagaagaggagagggagaagagggaGCAAATGAAAGAGAGAATAAAGGGAATAATGGAGGATATCGACAGAGAAATAGGGGAAGCAGATGAGAGGAAACACTGTGAGAGTGAGAAGGACAAGTCCGGCTCTGACAGCGTTTTACTGAGCGACTCGCGGCCAATCCCCACAGAGATGGCAGGAGAAGAGGAACAGATCGAAAAAAGAGACTCTGTGAAAGAACACTTTGCTAtttctgcagcagcacctgataATCAGAGGCATGATTCACTCTTCCCGCCCTCACAGACCCAGGTGACCATATGGGACGCAGCACTAGCGGTGGCACACATGGACACCAAACAAACTGACGACGAGGCAGAGAGGAAGCaagaagcagagcaggagaTGGATTCAAGccggtatgtgtgtgtgcaggggaAGGACGGCTCTACCCGGCTGAGATGGCCTGTCAGCTTGCTTAAGTTCACCAAGTCTCAACCGCACATCTCCTACAGCTGCAACCCGCTCCACTTGCACCTCCAACGACCAGAAAAACTCGATGTGCGAGAGTCACAACAAAATCAGCTGTGTGCTCTTTCAGGTGAATCAAACCCGGCTAGTCTTACACCAGACGCCTgttcacaaagacagacaagacACGAGCTGAGAGAACACAGACCAAAAAAAGCTGGAGAGATTTCCAAGGAAGAGCAACGTATCGATGTGGAGACAGAAGCACACCTGTTCCTCAAGAACAAAAAACTTTCATCATCAGACACAGGCCCAGAGAGAGGGGGATGCATGCTAAGTATGGAGAACTGTGCGAGGGCAGCCTCCCATCCATTTGACCCCACTCATAGTGACAGCTCTGACACAAACTCCCAGAATCCTCTGGGAGGCAGATTAGAGGGTGCGAGAGGGATCAGGGAGAGAGCCATCACAGCCCTGAGCTGTAAATTAGAGTCTGTCACCCAGACTGGCACACAGGGGATGTGCATCAGCCCGTCCAGGTGTGAGTGTGGGAGTGAGACAATGTGCAAGTGTGTCGGGCCTCTGCAGCCGAACGTGGGCGTCTCAGAAGTGTCACGCAAAAAGAAGAAAGCCAGcgcaaagaaacacaagctggGAAAAAGGAAGAGGGGCGAGAGGGAAAAGGCTTCAAACAAGCGCCAATCAGCGAGGTGCAAAGTGAGGAGCGTCGTCTCCACGGTCTCCACTGGAGGAGAGACGAGAGGAGACGCTGGAGCGAGGTGGGGGAAGAAAAGGAGGCAAAGAGAGGcgggggtgaggagggtgaggagggtgaggagggtgggGAGGGTGGGGAGAGCAGGGAGCAGCTGTCTCCTGGGGAGATGTGAGGCTGAGCCAGTATCTGTCTCTGTCAGGAAGAGGAGGCCTCATAGGAGCCACGGCGCTGAATGCCAGTCACAGGCAGAACACTCCAGCGCCTACTCCCAGCTCAGCAGACTCACAGCAGACAGAGATACCGAGGGGGAGGGAAAGCGAGACGCGGTGACTTTTCCCTGGCGGTCTCACTTCTCCTTGCACTCCTTCTCACCAGGATGTAACTCAAAGCTGTTTTGGGAAAGAGGTCACCATAGCAACCCCAGGAGTTTCATTGACTGCTGTTACCCTGACAACAGCTGTGGTAGCAGCCcagtgaaaaagagaaaactccTCCACAGGGACAGGAAATTCATTCATAGTAAGAGGAAGAGGCACTGCGAAGTCtgggaggagaggggaaggaGAACGGGCGGTGGCAGAGATACAGAGACAGAGCAGTGGGAGTGGATGAGAGGGAGCTGCCCCGGGGGCACTGAGGAGGGCAGGTCAAGGACTGGGTGGAGCTCGAGTAACAGAGCAGTGGAGTGGGATCAAGCGGCGAGGCTCAGCCCCAGTCCCAGCAGCTGGGGCAGGAGGCACAGACACCTCAGCACTGAAGACGCAGACTGGGACAGATGCAGCGTGGACAGATGGACGTGGGGCAGCAGTGACAGCTGGGAGGACAGGGGGACGCACCGGTCCATGTCGGGCTCCAGGACAGGCGCCGACAGCCGAGACAGCCCAGGCGGCGTTCGGAGATGTGCCAGACGCTCAAGTTCGAGACACTTCTCCAGTCCGGAGTGGTGGACGAGCCGACAGACCTACAGCTGCCAGGGCGCCATGAACACGCAGGGCAGCAGGAGCCACAGTCCCCGATCCTGCAGCCcctgcagcagcaccagcatGTCGGAGCTGAGCTGGGAGTGGAGCCGGAGCAGCACCTGCTCAGGAGTCACCTCCTCCAGGGCTGCCGAGGCCCCTCAGGAGGCGAAAAAGCACAGCAGCCCCACGTCCACTTCATCTGCACTTTCCTCCAGCCCCTGCTCTCATTCTTCTCTCTACACATCCACTGTTGTTCCCTCAGCTCAAAGCCTCAATGTGGACAATCGTGGTCCTTCCCTGTCAAAGGAGGCCTCCTCTGGCCCCGTCACCACCAGCAGCTCAGACACAACTCCTCCAGAACTTAAGACTCTCCCACAGAAACCGGCTCGGACTTTGCTTCTCCCTCTCATAGGAAAGCTACCTGCAATCCAGAGAAAGGCTCGGAgtaaaaagcaggaaaagagtcaggaaaaggagagagaggatgaagaggaagcTAAAGACTCAAACCCGAGCAGAACGCCAAATCCCTGTCCGTCGCAGGTTTGGACTGACGACAAGCAGACAGGTGCAGAGGCAGCTCCGCCGATCAGCTTTACCGCCGAGGAAATGGACAAATACCGACTCCTGCAAGAGCAAGCCAGAGAGCACATGCAGAAAGTCCTGGAAAAGACGCAAGAAAGtgcagatacacacacatgcacggaCTACATGCACAAAGCACACACAGAAAGTTGTGGGATTTCAGAGGAACAGTACACACCTGCACCTTTGCACAACCCCGCACAGCCTCAAACCCAGTTAATTCGCACCGACACCATGCAAAGACAGCACAGCCTCCAGGTCCCGCTTCCACACGTGACCCAGCAGGAGAGCTTCACTCAGCCCATGGCCCTGGGCGTCCACAGCCTCACCCCTCTCCCTCCGTCCGCCCCCCTCTCCAGCCTCCATCATATCATTTTACAGCACACagccctctcctcctcctcggctccCAGCTCGCCCTCATCTCCCGCCATCCACCCGCACCTGGCTCAGATTCCTCACCCACCGCTGCCACCTCGCCACTTCCCTCATCATCTCCACCTCTCccccttctccctctcctccctgtttccctccatcctcctctcccaCCACCccatccctctcctcccccagTCCCACTCCTTCCACGCCGGCCCACTCGCCCCGGTAGCCCTGCAACCCCTGAACCCGCAGCCTTTCATGGACAGATCGTGGCCAGTGAAGTTTCAGCAGAAGGCGTTATGA